The following are from one region of the Myotis daubentonii chromosome 2, mMyoDau2.1, whole genome shotgun sequence genome:
- the PTMS gene encoding parathymosin, producing the protein MSEKSVEAAAELSAKDLKEKKEKVEEKASRKERKKEVVEEEENGAEEEEEETAEDGEEEDEGEEEDEEEEDDDDEGPALKRAAEEEDEADPKRQKTENGASA; encoded by the exons ATGTCGGAGAAGAGCGTGGAGGCAGCGGCCGAGTTGAGCGCCAAG GacctgaaggagaagaaagagaaggtggAGGAGAAGGCGAGCCGGAAAGAGCGGAAGAAAGAAGTGGTGGAG gaggaggagaatggagctgaggaggaggaagaagaaaccgctgaggatggagaggaggaggatgaaggagaagaagaag atgaggaagaagaagatgatgaCGACGAGGGGCCCGCGCTGAAGAGAGCTGCTGAAGAGGAG gATGAAGCTGATCCCAAGCGGCAGAAGACAGAAAATGGGGCGTCGGCATGA